From Bosea sp. NBC_00550, the proteins below share one genomic window:
- a CDS encoding ABC transporter substrate-binding protein has protein sequence MRMPDWKRLAAGALVALCTTTALPALAQNKVLKFVSWQKDERGTGDWWGSVIKEFEATHPGVKIEWTKVERGAFADTMTTLFAGGQPPDIVHLASFEFQKFADNGWLERLDPYIKNAKLDLKGWAGQDTCSWNKQNVCVMMLYFGYFMAYNEELLKKEGLEAPKTYAEFLAAARKLTKDVNGDGIVDQFGTGHETRGGGGQYMSEMMNYTLDAGGRWTDESGKVTIDTPQMVEGLTRWKTVVKDSLTPRDLAAGEVRQLFADGKIAMKMDGPWLWPIIQKGKAKDQIKLGMVPFNPPVGGSSNVLGIASEVSAENKKLAWDFIAIATSDKFQSTYATLGASPPPDPRADTSGASKDTPHFDLLVKATKAAADAKVDRIPKGLELQFNEFAKMIMEESQRMIIQDLDPKVVAATMQKKAEALQKQ, from the coding sequence CAGAACAAGGTCCTGAAGTTCGTGTCCTGGCAGAAGGACGAGCGCGGGACCGGCGACTGGTGGGGCTCCGTGATCAAGGAGTTCGAGGCGACCCATCCCGGCGTCAAGATCGAATGGACCAAGGTCGAGCGCGGCGCCTTCGCCGACACGATGACGACGCTCTTCGCCGGCGGCCAACCGCCCGACATTGTCCACCTCGCCTCCTTCGAGTTCCAGAAGTTCGCGGATAATGGCTGGCTGGAGCGGCTCGACCCCTACATCAAGAACGCCAAGCTCGACCTCAAGGGCTGGGCCGGCCAGGACACCTGCAGCTGGAACAAGCAGAATGTCTGCGTGATGATGCTCTATTTCGGGTACTTCATGGCCTATAACGAAGAGCTCCTGAAGAAGGAGGGTCTCGAGGCTCCCAAGACCTACGCCGAATTCCTCGCCGCCGCCCGCAAGCTGACGAAGGACGTCAACGGCGACGGCATCGTCGACCAGTTCGGCACAGGACACGAGACCCGCGGCGGCGGCGGCCAGTACATGTCCGAGATGATGAACTACACGCTCGACGCCGGCGGCCGCTGGACCGACGAGAGCGGCAAGGTCACGATCGACACGCCGCAGATGGTCGAGGGCCTCACCCGCTGGAAGACCGTCGTCAAGGACAGCCTGACCCCGCGCGATCTCGCCGCCGGAGAGGTCCGCCAGCTCTTCGCCGACGGCAAGATCGCGATGAAGATGGATGGTCCCTGGCTGTGGCCGATCATCCAGAAGGGCAAGGCCAAGGATCAGATCAAGCTCGGCATGGTGCCGTTCAATCCGCCGGTCGGCGGCTCTTCCAACGTGCTCGGCATCGCCTCCGAGGTCTCGGCCGAGAACAAGAAGCTCGCCTGGGACTTCATCGCGATCGCGACCTCTGACAAGTTCCAGTCGACATATGCGACGCTCGGCGCCTCGCCCCCGCCGGACCCGCGCGCCGACACCTCGGGCGCGAGCAAGGACACGCCGCATTTCGATCTGCTGGTGAAGGCGACCAAGGCTGCCGCCGACGCCAAGGTCGACCGCATTCCCAAGGGGCTCGAGCTGCAGTTCAACGAGTTTGCCAAGATGATCATGGAAGAGAGCCAGCGCATGATCATCCAGGATCTCGACCCCAAGGTCGTGGCGGCGACGATGCAGAAGAAGGCCGAGGCGCTGCAGAAGCAGTGA
- a CDS encoding SDR family NAD(P)-dependent oxidoreductase codes for MSVEASYPDLRGKAALVSGGADGIGRATVTMLARQGVRTGFIDIARDAGEALAAALMAEGLDVAFEHADLRDVDAARDAAEMLKTRLGPVSMLVNNAGHDERHSFASITPAYWDDRFAVNLRPMMVLAQAVAPGMAALGGGSIINLGSTSWMKGATDLIAYATAKSAVLGFTRSLARELGPDGVRVNCVTPGWVMTRRQRSEHMSAERWAKAQAQQAIKGAIEPEDVAAMILFLCSGASRMCTGQNFIVDAGTV; via the coding sequence ATGAGCGTCGAAGCCAGCTATCCGGACCTGCGTGGCAAGGCCGCACTGGTCAGCGGCGGCGCTGACGGCATCGGCCGTGCCACGGTCACGATGCTTGCCCGGCAGGGTGTCCGCACCGGCTTCATCGACATCGCCCGCGATGCCGGCGAGGCACTGGCCGCCGCGCTCATGGCGGAAGGGCTGGACGTCGCTTTCGAGCACGCGGATCTGCGCGACGTCGATGCGGCGCGCGATGCCGCCGAAATGCTGAAGACCCGTCTCGGCCCCGTCTCGATGCTCGTCAACAATGCCGGCCACGATGAGCGTCACAGCTTCGCCAGCATCACGCCCGCTTATTGGGACGATCGTTTCGCCGTCAATCTGCGGCCCATGATGGTCCTGGCGCAGGCGGTTGCGCCCGGCATGGCGGCGCTCGGCGGCGGCTCCATCATCAATCTCGGCTCGACGTCCTGGATGAAGGGCGCGACCGACCTGATCGCCTATGCCACCGCGAAATCCGCCGTGCTCGGTTTCACCCGTTCGCTGGCGCGGGAACTCGGCCCAGACGGCGTCAGGGTCAATTGCGTCACGCCCGGCTGGGTGATGACCCGACGCCAGCGCTCCGAGCATATGTCGGCGGAGCGCTGGGCGAAGGCGCAGGCGCAGCAGGCGATCAAGGGAGCGATCGAGCCGGAGGACGTCGCCGCGATGATCCTGTTCCTCTGTTCCGGCGCTTCGCGCATGTGCACCGGCCAGAACTTCATCGTCGATGCGGGGACGGTCTGA
- a CDS encoding ABC transporter ATP-binding protein, which yields MAGISIERVTKSYGSLHVLKDFTLEIDDGEFVVFVGPSGCGKSTMLKILAGLEEATSGTVKIAGRDVTDLAPGDRDIAMVFQNYALYPHLSVAKNMGFGLKMRGVPSAEIDAKVRDAARILGVEHLLDRKPRALSGGQRQRVALGRAIVREPQAFLMDEPLSNLDAKLRVHTRAEISALHQRLKTTTIYVTHDQTEAMTMADRIVIMRDGTIQQIADPDTMFRRPANLFVAGFIGSPGMNFMRATVRDGRIARLFGREIELPGTSDIAGRDLILGLRPEHLSAGAAGVVSFEATPRLVESLGSEKYLYVDLVEENRATLKGAETDERRADQFIARVMDADSATAGAAMPLSFDPARLHLFDAQTHLALN from the coding sequence ATGGCTGGCATCAGCATCGAACGCGTCACCAAATCCTACGGCTCGCTGCATGTTCTGAAGGACTTCACGCTGGAGATCGATGATGGCGAGTTCGTCGTCTTCGTCGGCCCGTCCGGCTGCGGCAAGTCGACCATGCTCAAGATACTGGCCGGGCTTGAGGAAGCGACCTCCGGCACGGTGAAGATCGCGGGGCGCGACGTCACCGACCTTGCGCCTGGGGACCGCGACATCGCCATGGTCTTCCAGAACTACGCGCTCTATCCGCATCTCTCCGTCGCGAAGAACATGGGCTTCGGGCTTAAGATGCGCGGCGTGCCCTCGGCCGAGATCGACGCCAAGGTCCGGGACGCCGCTCGGATCCTCGGCGTCGAGCATCTGCTCGACCGCAAGCCGAGGGCGCTCTCCGGCGGACAGCGCCAGCGTGTCGCGCTCGGCCGGGCCATCGTGCGCGAGCCGCAGGCCTTCCTGATGGACGAGCCGCTCTCCAACCTCGACGCCAAGCTGCGAGTCCACACCCGCGCCGAGATTTCCGCCCTGCACCAGCGGCTCAAGACGACGACGATCTACGTCACGCACGACCAGACCGAGGCGATGACGATGGCCGACCGCATCGTGATCATGCGCGACGGCACGATCCAGCAGATCGCCGATCCCGACACGATGTTCCGCAGGCCGGCCAATCTCTTCGTCGCCGGTTTCATCGGCTCGCCCGGCATGAATTTCATGCGCGCGACGGTCCGGGACGGCCGCATCGCGCGGCTGTTCGGGCGGGAGATCGAATTGCCCGGCACCAGCGACATCGCCGGCCGCGACCTCATACTGGGCCTGCGGCCGGAGCATCTCTCCGCCGGGGCGGCCGGGGTGGTCAGCTTCGAGGCCACGCCCCGCCTGGTCGAGAGCCTTGGCAGCGAGAAATACCTCTATGTCGATCTCGTCGAGGAGAACCGGGCGACGCTCAAAGGCGCCGAGACCGACGAGCGGCGCGCCGACCAGTTCATCGCTCGCGTCATGGATGCCGACAGCGCGACGGCGGGCGCGGCGATGCCGCTCTCCTTCGACCCGGCCCGGTTGCATCTCTTCGATGCGCAGACGCATCTCGCCCTGAACTGA
- a CDS encoding SMP-30/gluconolactonase/LRE family protein produces MQPERVPPPEERDVPLGAAALAKGLYLLEVIGEHPTPPRFKDLQAATKLAKGTLARLLNTLLLFRLIRHEDSDNTYRLGHRLFELAHRVWESFDLRAAAAPMLERLAEESRETAALCAVDGGEALYIDQRSRGGAFGFRIEAGRRAPLHCTAGGKALLAFATPHERRALLDQITLDHHAPHTITDEEALLADLALVRARGYAVSQEEHVPGVSSAAAPIFDHTGRAIAAIGIFGPTARLSNDRLHTTGRDLMAAARQISGNVGAMPVNIAPPAPAHRHGDSDAECVLPWGAHLAEGPIWSAAEQRLYWVDILAPAVHRFDPVTRTNQEVRLPRLVSAVVERRNGGLVALTQEGVESFDFASGSLTPLVDPEADLPDNRFNDGKCDRQGRLWAGTMSLDAARPTGSLYRIEADLSWRRVDEGFRVANGLDWSPDGRTFYFTDSAPGRIYTYEFDPATGSVARRRIFAEIDPSEGRPDGLAVDSEGFVWCALWDGWCVRRFAPDGRRERDIRLPVPRPTSVAFGGPDLSTLFITTARIRLPSRVLADAPFSGGLFAAQAPAPGLPAAGFAG; encoded by the coding sequence ATGCAGCCCGAGCGCGTACCGCCCCCGGAAGAGCGCGACGTGCCGCTGGGCGCGGCTGCCCTCGCCAAAGGCCTGTATCTGCTCGAAGTGATCGGCGAACACCCGACGCCGCCGCGCTTCAAGGATCTGCAGGCAGCGACGAAGCTCGCCAAGGGCACACTGGCGCGCCTCCTCAACACCCTGCTGCTGTTCCGGCTGATCCGGCACGAGGATAGCGACAACACCTACCGGCTGGGTCACCGGCTGTTCGAGCTCGCCCATCGCGTCTGGGAGTCCTTCGACCTGCGGGCCGCGGCGGCGCCGATGCTGGAGCGTCTCGCCGAGGAATCGCGCGAGACGGCCGCGCTCTGCGCCGTCGATGGCGGAGAGGCGCTCTATATCGACCAACGCAGCCGCGGCGGAGCCTTCGGCTTCCGCATCGAGGCCGGACGCCGGGCACCGCTCCACTGCACGGCCGGCGGCAAGGCGCTGCTGGCCTTCGCCACTCCGCATGAGCGGCGCGCATTGCTCGACCAGATCACGCTCGACCATCACGCGCCCCATACCATCACCGACGAGGAGGCGCTGCTCGCCGACCTCGCCCTGGTGCGCGCACGGGGCTATGCCGTCTCGCAGGAAGAGCATGTGCCGGGCGTGTCCTCGGCCGCCGCCCCGATCTTCGATCATACCGGCCGCGCCATTGCCGCGATCGGCATTTTCGGCCCGACGGCGCGGCTCTCCAACGACCGGCTGCATACGACGGGTCGCGATCTGATGGCGGCGGCCCGGCAGATTTCCGGCAATGTCGGTGCCATGCCGGTCAACATCGCCCCGCCGGCTCCCGCCCACCGCCACGGCGACAGCGATGCCGAATGCGTGCTGCCCTGGGGCGCGCATCTGGCGGAAGGGCCGATCTGGTCGGCGGCCGAGCAGCGGCTCTACTGGGTCGATATCCTCGCCCCGGCCGTGCATCGCTTCGACCCCGTCACCCGCACCAATCAGGAGGTGCGCCTGCCTCGCCTCGTCAGCGCCGTCGTCGAACGGCGCAATGGCGGGCTCGTCGCGCTGACGCAGGAGGGGGTGGAGAGCTTCGATTTCGCGAGCGGGAGCCTCACCCCGCTTGTCGACCCCGAAGCCGACCTGCCCGACAACCGGTTCAACGACGGCAAATGCGACCGGCAGGGCCGGCTCTGGGCCGGCACGATGAGCCTCGACGCGGCAAGGCCGACCGGTTCGCTCTACCGCATCGAGGCCGACCTGAGCTGGCGACGTGTCGACGAGGGATTCCGTGTGGCCAACGGGCTCGACTGGAGCCCCGACGGGCGGACCTTCTACTTCACCGACAGCGCGCCCGGCCGGATTTACACCTATGAGTTCGACCCGGCCACGGGCTCGGTCGCCCGCCGCCGCATCTTCGCCGAGATCGACCCGAGCGAGGGCCGCCCCGACGGGCTTGCGGTCGACAGCGAGGGCTTCGTCTGGTGCGCGCTCTGGGACGGCTGGTGCGTGCGCCGCTTCGCGCCCGACGGCCGCCGCGAGCGCGATATCCGGCTGCCGGTCCCGCGCCCGACCAGCGTCGCCTTCGGCGGCCCGGATCTCTCCACGCTTTTCATCACCACCGCGCGAATCAGGCTGCCCTCGCGCGTGCTGGCCGATGCCCCCTTCTCCGGCGGCCTCTTCGCCGCACAGGCCCCGGCGCCCGGCCTGCCCGCCGCGGGCTTTGCGGGATGA
- a CDS encoding FAD-binding oxidoreductase, whose protein sequence is MMEALQDRLGPGSIVTAPEAMARYLVDWRGRYRGIAQAVLKPRDTAEVAAVMEWATATRTPVVPQGGNTGLSGGATPDASGRAVVLSLERMNRIRAIDTEGDTVVAEAGCVLATVQQASRAAGRLLAISLGSEGSCQIGGIVATNAGGINVIRHGMTRDLVLGLEYVLADGTVSRTPSLLRKDNTGYDLRHLLIGSEGTLAVITAASLRLLPAPRGTATALCGVGHPRDALALLGRLRDAGLAAIASFELMCEGEMQLVLDLLPAARTGLANRHRWYVFVETEGDSDEAARESLGAGMAAALENGTVADAVLAQNGRQAAAIWHLRFAVSEANRRTGPGFSYDVSVATAAVPAFLDSIEAELAVALPTARRLFVGHLGDGNMHVNVVPDPVHQEQAGGIEALRPLVDEIVYGTVTADAGSISAEHGIGRLKVAALGKARPAHELALMRAIKASFDPLGILNPGVVLAAT, encoded by the coding sequence ATGATGGAGGCGCTGCAAGACCGGCTCGGACCCGGGAGCATCGTTACCGCCCCCGAGGCGATGGCACGCTATCTGGTCGACTGGCGCGGGCGTTATCGCGGCATCGCGCAAGCCGTGCTGAAACCGCGTGATACAGCCGAAGTCGCGGCCGTGATGGAATGGGCAACGGCAACCCGGACGCCGGTCGTGCCGCAGGGCGGCAATACGGGCCTCTCCGGCGGAGCAACGCCGGACGCGTCCGGCCGCGCCGTGGTTCTATCGCTCGAAAGGATGAACCGCATCCGCGCGATCGACACGGAAGGCGATACGGTGGTCGCGGAAGCCGGCTGCGTGCTCGCAACGGTCCAACAGGCCTCGCGCGCGGCCGGCCGCCTGCTGGCGATCAGCCTCGGCAGCGAGGGCTCGTGCCAGATCGGCGGCATCGTCGCGACCAATGCCGGCGGCATCAATGTGATCCGGCACGGCATGACGCGCGATCTCGTCCTCGGCCTCGAATATGTGCTGGCGGACGGCACCGTCAGCCGGACCCCGTCGCTGCTGCGCAAGGACAATACCGGCTATGACCTGCGCCATCTGCTGATCGGCTCGGAGGGAACCCTCGCCGTCATCACCGCCGCTTCGCTGCGCCTGCTGCCGGCGCCGCGCGGCACCGCGACAGCCCTCTGCGGCGTCGGACACCCGCGAGATGCACTCGCGCTGCTTGGTCGCCTGCGCGATGCCGGCCTCGCCGCGATCGCCTCATTCGAGCTGATGTGCGAGGGCGAGATGCAGCTCGTCCTCGACCTCCTGCCTGCTGCCCGGACCGGCCTTGCGAACCGCCATCGCTGGTACGTCTTCGTCGAAACGGAGGGGGACAGCGATGAAGCCGCTCGCGAAAGCCTAGGCGCAGGCATGGCCGCGGCTCTCGAAAACGGCACGGTAGCCGACGCGGTGCTTGCTCAGAACGGCCGACAGGCGGCCGCGATCTGGCATCTGCGCTTCGCCGTATCCGAAGCGAACCGCCGCACCGGACCAGGTTTTTCCTATGACGTCAGCGTCGCGACGGCTGCCGTCCCGGCCTTCCTCGACAGCATCGAGGCAGAACTCGCGGTCGCGCTTCCGACAGCCAGGCGTCTCTTCGTCGGCCATCTCGGCGATGGCAACATGCATGTGAACGTGGTCCCCGACCCCGTTCATCAGGAGCAAGCCGGCGGCATCGAGGCGCTCAGGCCGCTCGTCGATGAAATCGTTTACGGCACCGTCACGGCGGATGCCGGCAGCATCAGCGCCGAGCATGGGATCGGGCGGCTCAAGGTCGCCGCTC
- a CDS encoding carbohydrate ABC transporter permease, with protein MARSAFLDLARPSRRHWLGYLLLLPAVLLIGLIIVYPLFVSVDLSFQNVGIPRLDQPRRPFTTANYERLFTSPDFWNASWTTLKLVLIVSFFCFVLGLSTALLVNNRFKGQSIARLLVALPWAVPEVVAVVIFAWIFDSSFGLMNWLFIRLGLIDTTINWFSSPEAAFAVVCVTMVWKGYPFVSIMMLAGLQSIPEDFYNAARVDGANAWQRLTNITLPSLMPVLGVTLILVMLWVFRDFSIIYVMTGGGPLKATQTLSIMTYEQAFGFFKMGYASAVGVVTLVVCVIASRLLMGRAPETV; from the coding sequence ATGGCGCGATCCGCATTCCTCGATCTGGCCCGGCCGAGCCGGCGCCACTGGCTCGGCTATCTGCTGCTGCTGCCGGCGGTGCTGCTGATCGGGCTGATCATCGTCTACCCGCTGTTCGTCTCGGTCGACCTTTCATTCCAGAATGTCGGAATCCCGCGGCTGGACCAGCCGCGGCGTCCCTTCACGACGGCGAATTACGAGCGGCTCTTCACCTCGCCGGACTTCTGGAATGCGAGCTGGACCACGCTCAAGCTCGTCCTGATCGTCAGCTTCTTCTGCTTCGTGCTGGGCCTGAGCACGGCGCTGCTCGTCAACAACCGCTTCAAGGGCCAGTCGATCGCGCGCCTCCTCGTCGCACTGCCCTGGGCGGTGCCGGAAGTCGTCGCCGTCGTCATCTTCGCCTGGATCTTCGATTCCTCCTTCGGCCTGATGAACTGGCTCTTCATCCGGCTCGGGCTGATCGACACCACGATCAACTGGTTCTCCTCGCCCGAGGCCGCTTTCGCCGTCGTTTGCGTCACGATGGTGTGGAAGGGCTATCCCTTCGTCTCGATCATGATGCTGGCAGGGCTGCAGTCGATCCCGGAGGATTTCTACAACGCCGCCCGTGTCGACGGCGCCAATGCCTGGCAGCGGCTGACCAACATCACCCTGCCCTCGCTGATGCCGGTGCTCGGCGTCACGCTGATCCTGGTGATGCTGTGGGTCTTCCGCGACTTCTCGATCATCTACGTGATGACCGGCGGCGGCCCGCTCAAGGCGACCCAGACGCTTTCGATCATGACCTACGAGCAGGCCTTCGGCTTCTTCAAGATGGGCTACGCCTCGGCCGTCGGCGTCGTCACACTGGTCGTCTGCGTGATCGCGAGCCGCCTGCTGATGGGCCGCGCGCCCGAGACGGTTTGA
- a CDS encoding carbohydrate ABC transporter permease — MRRSLSARILLYAAVVLTCAVLVFPIYWLVVTALATPAELRALPPTFWPSEPRWGVFGEIIQQRPILLWLGNSILAATGAVTLSMLVSVLAGYSLSRFRVRGGQSLGLFILTAKMLPATLLVIPLFGIFRMTGMIGSLWSVILAHATLIVPFTTWMLKGYFDTIPRELEQAAMVDGCSPLGAMVRVILPVSAPGLAATALYGFVLSWSDYAYARTFLTNAQTNWTANLGLTTMKGEYVSNWADISAASLIVAVPVLLIYLFLERYLVGGLTAGAEK, encoded by the coding sequence ATGAGACGAAGCCTTTCCGCGCGCATCCTGCTGTACGCAGCGGTCGTCCTGACCTGCGCGGTCCTCGTCTTCCCGATCTACTGGCTCGTGGTGACGGCGCTCGCGACCCCGGCCGAGCTGCGCGCCCTGCCGCCGACCTTCTGGCCATCGGAGCCGCGCTGGGGCGTCTTCGGAGAGATCATCCAGCAGCGTCCGATCCTGCTCTGGCTCGGCAACTCCATTCTCGCCGCCACCGGGGCGGTGACACTCTCGATGCTCGTCTCGGTGCTCGCCGGCTACAGCCTCTCGCGCTTCCGCGTGCGCGGCGGCCAGTCGCTGGGCCTGTTCATCCTCACGGCAAAGATGCTGCCGGCGACGCTGCTGGTCATTCCGCTGTTCGGCATCTTCCGGATGACCGGGATGATCGGCTCGCTCTGGTCGGTGATCCTGGCCCACGCCACGCTGATCGTGCCGTTCACGACCTGGATGCTGAAGGGCTATTTCGACACCATCCCGCGCGAGCTCGAGCAGGCGGCGATGGTCGATGGCTGCTCGCCGCTCGGCGCGATGGTCAGGGTCATCCTGCCGGTCTCGGCGCCGGGCCTGGCCGCGACGGCGCTCTACGGATTCGTCCTCTCCTGGTCGGACTACGCCTATGCGCGCACGTTCCTGACCAACGCCCAGACCAACTGGACCGCCAATCTCGGCCTGACGACAATGAAGGGCGAGTATGTCTCGAACTGGGCCGATATCTCGGCGGCGTCGCTGATCGTCGCCGTGCCGGTTCTCCTGATCTACCTCTTCCTCGAACGCTACCTCGTCGGCGGGCTCACCGCCGGCGCGGAGAAGTGA
- a CDS encoding NAD-dependent epimerase/dehydratase family protein — MAILVTGSAGRIGSRVVDLLLAAGHAVTGFDLRGSGRREAGYREIVGAFDDREAAREAVKDARQILHLGAFMSWLACDADKLFRANVDGTRVLLEEAAKVRAGRIVFASSGEVYPENVPDYLPVDEDHPLKPRSAYGLSKQVGEEIVRFTERSAGIPATILRFSHTQDASELLDETSFFSGPRFFLHPKIRQQEGFGNAMAVAALKAIDDGVPALVLSRNESGRPFRMHITDTRDMVEGILLALESEKAAGRTYNLGATAPVDFAQALPAMARATGLPLKTVDLPGSGVFYETSNARIRAELGFAPQWTIERMIAEAAAARAARAKAA, encoded by the coding sequence ATGGCCATTCTCGTCACAGGAAGCGCAGGACGTATCGGCTCCCGCGTCGTCGATCTGCTCCTTGCCGCCGGCCATGCCGTCACCGGCTTCGACCTGCGCGGCTCCGGGCGCCGAGAGGCCGGCTACCGAGAGATCGTCGGCGCCTTCGACGACCGCGAGGCGGCACGCGAAGCGGTGAAGGACGCCCGGCAGATCCTGCATCTCGGCGCCTTCATGTCCTGGCTCGCGTGCGATGCGGACAAGCTCTTCCGCGCCAATGTGGACGGTACGCGCGTCCTACTGGAAGAGGCGGCGAAGGTCCGGGCGGGCCGCATCGTCTTCGCCAGCTCCGGCGAAGTCTATCCCGAGAACGTGCCTGATTATCTGCCCGTCGACGAGGATCATCCGCTGAAGCCGCGTTCGGCCTACGGCCTGTCGAAACAGGTCGGCGAGGAGATCGTCCGCTTCACCGAGCGCAGTGCCGGCATCCCGGCCACGATCCTGCGCTTCTCGCATACGCAGGACGCGAGTGAATTGCTCGATGAGACCAGCTTCTTCTCAGGCCCGCGTTTCTTCCTGCATCCGAAAATCCGCCAGCAGGAGGGCTTCGGCAACGCGATGGCGGTCGCCGCGTTGAAGGCGATCGACGACGGGGTGCCCGCGCTCGTGCTCTCTCGCAACGAAAGCGGCCGCCCCTTCCGCATGCACATCACCGATACGCGCGACATGGTCGAAGGCATCCTGCTCGCGCTGGAGAGCGAGAAGGCGGCCGGGCGGACCTACAATCTGGGCGCCACCGCCCCGGTCGATTTTGCGCAAGCGCTGCCGGCGATGGCGCGGGCGACGGGCCTGCCGTTGAAAACGGTCGACCTGCCCGGCAGCGGCGTGTTTTACGAGACCTCGAATGCCCGGATTCGGGCGGAGCTGGGGTTCGCGCCGCAATGGACGATCGAGCGCATGATCGCGGAAGCCGCCGCGGCGCGGGCCGCGCGGGCGAAGGCGGCCTGA